A genomic segment from Helicobacter sp. NHP19-012 encodes:
- a CDS encoding YkgJ family cysteine cluster protein — MHFNMGYPCTICGACCRNIGGVKELAAFDLGNGVCRHLDQQTQRCLIYENRPQICRVDEMYEKVFYQHYSLEEFYALNLKACQMLQEKEGVKEVLRIKIE; from the coding sequence TTGCACTTTAACATGGGCTATCCTTGTACCATTTGTGGGGCATGTTGCCGCAATATCGGGGGGGTGAAAGAGCTTGCCGCCTTTGATTTAGGCAATGGGGTGTGTCGCCACTTAGATCAACAAACCCAGCGGTGTTTAATCTATGAAAACCGCCCCCAGATTTGCAGAGTTGATGAGATGTATGAAAAGGTGTTTTACCAACACTACAGCCTAGAGGAATTTTACGCCCTAAATCTCAAGGCTTGTCAAATGTTGCAGGAAAAAGAGGGGGTAAAAGAGGTTTTGAGGATCAAGATTGAATAA
- a CDS encoding ATP-binding protein, whose amino-acid sequence MIAEVIFIPNDGLKQANQEQLEAFSAEVKEILEKPDYDFSGVEEVALVGVFDPKGAHKVQVKTDKYTPTPAEEVGISLLLSRLNHPINEALSEGKFLGIGAHFYLAINCIKALQEHLNKQAQDKKAIKQEQENAPSLNLRVEEPRYSLEKIELDKKTKKGILEVITLVQKQDLIYEEWGFKEVDGIAKTIINFHGKPGTGKTMSAHIIAKELGKQIIHGNYADIESKFVGDAPKNLVAAFDLAQKSGAILFFDEADSFLGKRISNVTQSADQAVNSLRSELLKLLEERPVIVIFATNLLENYDKAFHSRILRSICFELPNDKQRQAIISKHIPNRLYEKGMQELSQEELETLSQIAKGFSGREIKNAILNGLIRAAKEEVLPNFDDFKKAFKTAKKEFKKTHKEDSRKESLGKRIKSNLKKGKFKTMRRKDDE is encoded by the coding sequence ATGATTGCCGAAGTGATCTTTATCCCAAACGATGGGCTTAAACAAGCCAATCAAGAACAGCTAGAGGCTTTTAGTGCAGAGGTCAAGGAGATTTTAGAAAAACCAGACTACGACTTTAGCGGTGTCGAGGAAGTGGCTTTAGTGGGGGTGTTTGATCCAAAAGGAGCGCATAAAGTCCAAGTTAAAACCGACAAATACACCCCCACGCCAGCGGAGGAAGTGGGGATTTCTTTACTGCTCTCAAGGCTCAATCACCCCATTAACGAGGCATTGAGCGAGGGCAAGTTTTTAGGCATCGGGGCGCATTTTTACTTGGCGATCAACTGCATAAAAGCCCTACAAGAGCACCTAAACAAACAAGCGCAAGACAAAAAAGCCATTAAACAAGAGCAAGAAAACGCCCCGAGTTTAAACCTACGAGTGGAAGAGCCCCGCTACAGCCTAGAGAAAATCGAGCTAGACAAGAAAACCAAAAAGGGGATTTTAGAAGTCATTACTTTAGTGCAAAAGCAAGATTTGATTTACGAGGAGTGGGGCTTTAAAGAGGTGGATGGGATCGCCAAAACCATCATTAATTTTCACGGCAAACCCGGCACGGGCAAAACCATGAGCGCACATATCATTGCTAAAGAGTTGGGTAAGCAGATTATCCATGGCAATTACGCCGACATTGAGTCTAAATTCGTGGGGGATGCGCCTAAGAATTTGGTCGCCGCCTTTGACTTGGCGCAAAAGAGTGGGGCGATTTTGTTTTTTGATGAGGCAGATAGCTTTTTAGGTAAGCGCATTTCTAATGTTACCCAAAGTGCGGATCAGGCGGTCAATTCTTTGCGTAGCGAGCTGTTAAAACTCTTAGAAGAACGCCCCGTGATTGTGATTTTCGCCACGAATTTATTAGAAAACTACGACAAGGCGTTTCATAGCCGAATCTTGCGCTCCATTTGCTTTGAATTACCCAATGACAAGCAAAGGCAGGCGATCATTTCAAAACATATCCCAAATCGCCTTTATGAAAAGGGCATGCAAGAGCTCAGTCAAGAGGAGCTGGAGACTTTAAGCCAAATTGCTAAGGGCTTTTCAGGCAGGGAGATCAAAAACGCCATTTTAAACGGCTTGATTAGGGCGGCTAAAGAGGAGGTTTTGCCTAATTTTGACGACTTCAAAAAGGCATTTAAAACCGCTAAAAAAGAGTTTAAAAAAACCCATAAGGAGGACAGCAGAAAAGAAAGTTTAGGCAAGCGGATTAAGAGCAACTTGAAAAAAGGCAAATTCAAAACCATGAGGAGAAAAGATGATGAATGA
- the rplO gene encoding 50S ribosomal protein L15 translates to MALENLRPAKGSVKNTKRVGRGQGSGMGKTSTRGGKGQTARTGYKQKRGFEGGQQPLQRRLPKVGFKSRTKGLTYSINVSKHPEILKLETLSLELIKQVHPFPSYIEKVKLIGQGAKELASKIQDERITTSGQK, encoded by the coding sequence ATGGCATTAGAAAATTTACGCCCCGCTAAAGGGAGTGTGAAAAACACCAAGCGAGTCGGCAGGGGTCAGGGCTCTGGCATGGGCAAGACTTCCACCCGTGGGGGCAAGGGGCAGACAGCCCGCACCGGCTACAAACAAAAACGCGGCTTTGAGGGCGGGCAACAACCCTTGCAACGCCGCTTGCCTAAAGTGGGCTTTAAAAGCCGCACAAAGGGGCTCACTTATAGCATTAATGTTTCTAAACACCCCGAGATTTTAAAGCTAGAAACCTTGAGTTTGGAGCTGATTAAACAAGTCCATCCCTTCCCAAGCTACATTGAAAAAGTGAAGTTGATAGGCCAAGGGGCAAAAGAGCTAGCCTCTAAAATCCAAGACGAGAGAATCACCACTAGCGGACAAAAATAA
- the secY gene encoding preprotein translocase subunit SecY — MTKAIATKIFITLGYLFLYRVLAYVPIPGVDLAAIKSFFDSNSSNALGLFNMFSGNAVSRLSIISLGIMPYITSSIIMELLSATFPNLAKMKKERDGMQKYMQIVRYATIGITVIQAVSVSFGLRSIGHGHNGAIMVPMQTFLLIATFSMLTGTMLLMWIGEQITQRGVGNGISLIIFAGIVSGIPHAIAGTFNLVNTGVINVLVLIGIVVIVLATIFAIIYVELAERRIPISYARKVVMQNQNKRIMNYIPIKLNLSGVIPPIFASALLVFPSTILQASSNKILQAIADFLNPHGYAYNILMFLLIIFFAYFYSSIVFNAKDIADNLKRNGGFIAGLRPGEGTANFLNTVASRLTFWGSLYLALISTLPWILVKAMGVPFYFGGTAVLIVVQVAIDTMKKIEAQVYMSKYKTLSAVGF, encoded by the coding sequence ATGACAAAAGCCATTGCCACTAAGATTTTCATCACACTAGGCTATCTCTTCCTTTATCGGGTTTTAGCCTATGTCCCTATCCCGGGAGTGGATTTGGCAGCCATCAAATCTTTTTTTGACAGCAACTCAAGCAACGCTTTAGGGCTCTTTAATATGTTTAGTGGCAACGCTGTGAGCCGCCTTAGCATCATCTCGCTAGGCATCATGCCCTACATCACCTCTTCGATCATCATGGAGCTTTTAAGCGCCACTTTCCCCAATCTAGCCAAAATGAAAAAAGAACGCGATGGCATGCAAAAATACATGCAAATCGTGCGTTACGCCACGATCGGGATCACCGTGATCCAAGCCGTGAGCGTGTCCTTTGGGCTAAGAAGTATCGGGCACGGGCATAATGGGGCGATCATGGTGCCTATGCAAACTTTCTTACTCATCGCCACTTTTTCTATGCTTACGGGCACCATGCTTTTAATGTGGATTGGCGAGCAGATCACGCAGCGAGGTGTGGGTAATGGCATTAGTTTAATCATCTTTGCTGGGATTGTCTCGGGCATTCCACACGCCATTGCCGGGACTTTTAACCTAGTCAATACCGGGGTCATCAATGTCTTGGTGTTGATCGGCATTGTGGTGATCGTGTTGGCGACTATTTTTGCAATCATCTATGTAGAATTAGCCGAGCGGCGTATCCCCATCTCTTACGCCCGTAAGGTGGTTATGCAGAATCAAAACAAGCGGATCATGAACTACATCCCCATTAAGTTAAACTTAAGCGGAGTGATCCCCCCCATTTTTGCCTCCGCTCTCTTAGTGTTCCCCTCCACGATTTTACAAGCCTCTTCAAATAAGATTTTGCAAGCCATCGCCGACTTTCTAAACCCCCATGGCTACGCTTACAATATCTTGATGTTTCTACTCATCATCTTCTTTGCCTACTTTTATTCGTCCATTGTGTTTAACGCTAAGGACATTGCGGACAATTTAAAACGCAATGGGGGCTTTATCGCCGGCTTAAGGCCCGGGGAGGGTACGGCGAATTTCTTAAACACCGTGGCAAGCCGGCTCACCTTTTGGGGCTCTTTGTATTTGGCTCTCATCTCTACCTTGCCTTGGATTTTGGTCAAAGCCATGGGCGTGCCTTTCTACTTTGGGGGCACGGCGGTGCTGATTGTGGTGCAAGTGGCGATTGATACCATGAAAAAGATCGAAGCACAGGTGTATATGAGTAAATACAAAACCCTAAGCGCTGTGGGCTTTTAA
- the rpsE gene encoding 30S ribosomal protein S5 — protein sequence MEINREEFQEVVVNIGRVTKVVKGGRRFRFNALVVVGNKNGLVGFGLGKAREVPDAIKKAVDDAFKNIIEVKIKGTTIAHDIEQKYNASKILLKPASEGTGIIAGGSTRPMIELAGIKDILTKSLGSNNPYNVVRATFDALARIKG from the coding sequence ATGGAGATCAATAGAGAAGAATTTCAAGAAGTCGTGGTGAATATCGGGCGGGTGACGAAGGTCGTCAAAGGGGGCCGGCGCTTTAGATTCAACGCTTTAGTGGTGGTGGGCAATAAAAACGGGCTTGTGGGCTTTGGGCTTGGCAAGGCTAGAGAAGTGCCCGATGCCATTAAAAAGGCGGTCGATGACGCGTTTAAAAACATCATTGAAGTGAAAATTAAAGGCACAACCATCGCGCATGACATCGAGCAAAAATACAACGCGAGCAAAATCCTTTTAAAACCCGCCAGCGAAGGTACGGGCATCATCGCCGGCGGTTCTACCCGCCCTATGATCGAGCTAGCGGGCATTAAAGACATTTTGACGAAGTCTTTAGGGTCTAACAACCCTTACAATGTGGTCCGGGCGACTTTTGACGCTTTGGCAAGAATCAAGGGTTAA
- the rplE gene encoding 50S ribosomal protein L5, with translation MYGLKSFYEKEVKGKLAEELNIKNPMLLPKIEKIVLSVGAGAYAKDMKIMQNIAQTLSLIAGQKAVITMAKKSVAGFKIRERMAVGVKVTLRNKVMYNFLEKLIVIALPRVKDFRGVSKSGFDGRGNYGFGLNEQLIFPEVVYDDIMVTHGLNIAIITSTNSDKEAFKLLELLGMPFAKGR, from the coding sequence ATGTATGGCTTGAAAAGCTTCTATGAGAAAGAAGTGAAGGGTAAATTAGCCGAAGAGCTAAACATTAAAAACCCCATGTTGCTCCCTAAAATCGAAAAAATCGTTTTGAGTGTGGGGGCGGGGGCTTATGCCAAAGACATGAAAATCATGCAAAACATCGCCCAAACCCTTTCTTTGATCGCCGGGCAAAAGGCGGTCATCACGATGGCGAAAAAGTCCGTGGCGGGCTTTAAAATCCGCGAACGCATGGCGGTGGGGGTGAAGGTTACCTTACGCAACAAAGTCATGTATAACTTCTTAGAAAAGTTGATCGTGATCGCTTTGCCTAGGGTGAAGGACTTTAGGGGCGTGTCTAAAAGCGGCTTTGATGGGCGGGGCAATTACGGCTTTGGGCTAAACGAACAGCTCATTTTCCCCGAAGTGGTCTATGACGACATCATGGTAACCCACGGGCTCAACATCGCCATCATCACTTCGACAAACAGCGACAAGGAGGCATTTAAGTTGTTAGAATTACTTGGAATGCCATTTGCGAAAGGACGCTAA
- the rplQ gene encoding 50S ribosomal protein L17 → MRHQNRFRKLGRTSAHRKALLKNLAIALITHGKIETGVCKAKELQSYIEKLVTAARIGDFNAHRYVFAYLQNKEATHKLVTEVAPKYAERKGGYTSIHRSALRRGDASVLAQIAFV, encoded by the coding sequence ATGCGTCACCAAAATCGTTTTAGAAAACTAGGCCGCACAAGTGCCCACAGAAAGGCACTTTTAAAAAACCTAGCCATCGCCCTAATCACGCATGGCAAGATTGAAACAGGGGTTTGCAAAGCCAAAGAATTGCAAAGCTACATTGAAAAGCTAGTAACAGCGGCCAGAATTGGGGACTTCAACGCCCACCGCTATGTCTTTGCCTATTTGCAAAACAAAGAAGCCACCCATAAACTTGTTACAGAAGTGGCACCCAAATACGCCGAGCGCAAGGGGGGCTACACCAGCATCCACAGAAGTGCCCTAAGAAGAGGAGACGCGTCTGTGCTCGCCCAAATCGCCTTTGTTTAA
- the rplN gene encoding 50S ribosomal protein L14 produces the protein MIQSFTRLVVADNSGGKEIMCIKVLGGSHRRYASVGDVIVASVKKAIPNGKVKKGQVVKAVIVRTKKEVQRPNGSLIRFDDNAAVILDAKKDPIGTRIFGPVSREVRYANFMKIISLAPEVL, from the coding sequence ATGATCCAAAGTTTCACTAGGTTAGTGGTGGCAGACAACAGCGGTGGCAAAGAGATCATGTGTATTAAAGTCTTGGGGGGCAGCCATAGGCGTTATGCCAGCGTAGGCGATGTGATCGTGGCTTCTGTGAAAAAAGCGATCCCCAATGGCAAGGTGAAAAAAGGGCAGGTGGTGAAAGCCGTGATTGTCCGCACCAAAAAAGAAGTGCAACGCCCCAATGGCTCTTTGATTCGCTTTGATGACAATGCGGCGGTGATCTTAGATGCCAAGAAAGATCCCATCGGCACACGCATTTTTGGTCCCGTGAGCCGTGAAGTGCGTTACGCAAACTTCATGAAAATCATTTCTTTGGCTCCGGAGGTGCTTTAA
- a CDS encoding DNA-directed RNA polymerase subunit alpha: MKVIKTAPHVPTDISVEKINDRQIRVCVSAFESGYAITLAHPIRRLLLQSSVGYAPIGIKIENVAHEFDSVRGMSEDAALFIANLKNIRLVGQAKNPDEQLVVHYSFKGPAKLCGKHLETEGVEVVDKEAYLATINEDVQLDFALIIQRGMGYVPSESIRGLIPSDYIPLDAYFTPIRKVVYNIENMLVDGNPNFERVVFDIESDGQVDPQIAFQEAIKTMHAQMHIFSTSMAHSKAYALEDSLEIKDLVRKVEDLDLSARCFNCLDKIGIKYIGELVLMDAYELKGIKNLGKKSYDEIAEKLEQLKYPVGQELSPEFKASLKARIDKLKSEDN, translated from the coding sequence ATGAAAGTGATTAAAACAGCGCCCCATGTCCCCACGGACATCAGCGTTGAGAAAATCAACGACCGGCAAATCCGCGTTTGTGTATCCGCTTTTGAAAGCGGCTACGCCATCACCCTGGCGCACCCCATCCGCCGTCTGCTCTTGCAAAGCTCCGTGGGGTATGCGCCCATCGGCATTAAAATTGAAAATGTCGCCCACGAGTTTGACTCTGTGCGGGGGATGTCTGAAGACGCTGCCCTTTTCATTGCTAACCTTAAAAACATCCGCCTAGTGGGGCAGGCAAAAAACCCTGACGAGCAACTTGTGGTGCATTACTCTTTTAAAGGCCCCGCTAAACTTTGCGGCAAGCATTTAGAAACTGAGGGCGTAGAGGTGGTGGATAAAGAAGCCTACTTAGCCACCATCAACGAGGATGTGCAACTAGACTTCGCCCTAATCATCCAAAGGGGCATGGGTTATGTGCCTAGTGAGAGCATTCGAGGCTTGATCCCTAGCGATTACATCCCCCTAGATGCTTACTTCACCCCCATTAGAAAAGTCGTCTATAACATTGAAAACATGCTTGTGGATGGCAACCCCAATTTTGAGCGGGTGGTGTTTGACATCGAAAGCGATGGGCAGGTCGATCCACAAATCGCCTTCCAAGAGGCGATCAAAACCATGCACGCCCAAATGCATATTTTCAGCACCAGCATGGCACACTCCAAAGCCTACGCCCTAGAAGACAGCCTAGAGATCAAAGACCTTGTGCGTAAAGTCGAGGACTTGGACCTAAGCGCAAGGTGCTTTAATTGCCTAGATAAAATCGGGATCAAATACATCGGGGAGCTTGTGCTGATGGACGCTTACGAGCTTAAGGGCATTAAAAATCTAGGCAAGAAGTCCTACGATGAGATCGCTGAAAAATTAGAACAACTCAAATACCCCGTGGGGCAAGAACTCTCCCCTGAGTTTAAAGCATCGCTCAAAGCACGGATCGATAAATTAAAAAGTGAGGACAATTAA
- the rpmJ gene encoding 50S ribosomal protein L36: MKVRPSVKKMCDKCKVIKRRGVIRVICVTPKHKQRQG, encoded by the coding sequence ATGAAAGTTAGACCTTCTGTTAAGAAAATGTGCGACAAATGCAAGGTCATCAAAAGGCGGGGCGTGATCCGGGTGATTTGCGTAACCCCTAAACATAAACAAAGACAAGGATAG
- the map gene encoding type I methionyl aminopeptidase, with protein MAIALRNSKELALLAKAGQVVGQTLKLLKEKAKVGVSLLELDALAEENIHKLGGKPAFKGLYGFPNSLCVSLNEVVIHGIPTDYKLQEGDIVGLDLGACVAGYFGDAAITLAIGQATEKDQALIACAKESLYAAISQLKVGMHFKEVSFLLEQEITKRGFVPLLDFCGHGIGKRPHEEPQIPNYLAPQANPKSGPKIKEGMVFCLEPMVCQKEGNPKILKDKWSVVSTDGLNTSHYEHTIAMVGKKAQILTEA; from the coding sequence ATGGCAATTGCCCTTAGAAACTCTAAAGAACTTGCCCTTTTAGCCAAAGCCGGGCAAGTGGTGGGGCAGACTTTAAAACTCTTGAAAGAAAAAGCTAAGGTTGGGGTGAGCCTACTGGAGTTAGACGCTTTAGCTGAAGAGAATATCCACAAACTGGGGGGCAAGCCGGCGTTTAAGGGGCTGTATGGCTTTCCTAATAGCCTTTGTGTGTCGCTCAATGAAGTGGTGATCCACGGCATCCCCACAGATTATAAACTCCAAGAAGGCGACATTGTGGGGCTGGACTTGGGCGCGTGTGTTGCAGGCTACTTTGGGGACGCGGCGATCACCCTAGCCATCGGGCAAGCCACAGAAAAAGACCAAGCCTTGATCGCTTGTGCCAAAGAGAGCTTATACGCCGCCATTTCTCAGCTTAAAGTGGGCATGCACTTTAAAGAAGTGAGTTTTCTATTAGAGCAAGAGATCACTAAAAGGGGGTTTGTGCCCTTGTTGGACTTTTGCGGGCATGGGATTGGCAAAAGACCACACGAAGAACCGCAAATCCCCAACTACCTAGCCCCACAGGCAAACCCCAAGAGCGGCCCTAAGATCAAAGAGGGCATGGTGTTTTGTCTTGAGCCGATGGTGTGCCAAAAAGAGGGCAATCCTAAAATCTTAAAAGACAAATGGAGCGTGGTTTCCACAGACGGGTTAAACACGAGCCATTACGAACACACCATCGCGATGGTGGGTAAAAAAGCGCAAATTTTAACGGAGGCTTAA
- the rpsM gene encoding 30S ribosomal protein S13: MARIAGVDLPKKKRVEYALTYIYGVGLKSSRDILAKVQISLDKRVHELSEDEISSITKEIQANYVVEGDLRKKVQMDIKALMDLGSYRGIRHRKGLPVRGQTTKNNARTRKGKKKTVGSK, encoded by the coding sequence ATGGCGCGCATTGCTGGGGTAGATTTACCCAAAAAGAAACGGGTTGAATACGCTTTGACCTACATTTACGGCGTGGGCTTGAAAAGCTCTAGAGATATTCTTGCCAAAGTGCAAATCTCTTTGGATAAAAGGGTGCATGAATTGAGTGAGGACGAAATCTCTAGCATCACTAAAGAAATCCAAGCCAACTATGTCGTGGAGGGGGATTTGCGTAAAAAGGTGCAAATGGACATCAAGGCGTTGATGGATTTAGGCAGTTATCGGGGGATTCGCCACCGCAAGGGCTTGCCCGTTCGCGGACAAACCACGAAAAACAACGCCCGCACCCGCAAAGGCAAGAAAAAAACCGTGGGCAGCAAATAA
- the infA gene encoding translation initiation factor IF-1: protein MAKDDVIEVDGRVIECLPNATFKVELENKHVVLCRISGKMRMHYIRIALGDRVRLELTPYSLDKGRITFRYK from the coding sequence GTGGCAAAAGACGATGTGATCGAGGTGGATGGACGGGTGATCGAGTGTTTGCCTAACGCCACCTTTAAAGTGGAGTTGGAGAACAAACATGTCGTGTTGTGCCGGATTTCGGGCAAAATGCGGATGCACTATATCCGCATTGCGCTTGGCGATCGGGTGCGTTTGGAGCTCACCCCCTATAGTTTGGATAAAGGGCGGATCACTTTCCGCTACAAGTGA
- the rplR gene encoding 50S ribosomal protein L18 produces the protein MTKNVLEKKKAQRAKRKMRVRSKVFGTEQRPRVSVFKSNKHLYAQAIDDNNHNTLAHVDGKKLGFGKNIEDSKKIATEFAKSLQAKGITQVVFDRNGYLYHGVVAAFAETLRENNIAL, from the coding sequence ATGACTAAAAATGTGTTAGAAAAGAAAAAAGCCCAACGGGCTAAACGCAAAATGCGGGTGCGTTCAAAGGTGTTTGGCACAGAGCAACGCCCCCGTGTGAGCGTCTTTAAATCCAACAAGCACCTTTACGCCCAAGCCATAGACGACAACAACCACAACACCCTAGCCCATGTGGATGGCAAGAAACTAGGCTTTGGCAAGAACATCGAAGACAGCAAGAAAATCGCTACAGAGTTTGCCAAAAGCTTGCAAGCTAAAGGCATCACGCAAGTGGTCTTTGATCGCAATGGGTATTTATACCACGGCGTGGTGGCGGCGTTTGCCGAAACTTTGCGTGAAAACAACATCGCCCTTTAA
- the rpsK gene encoding 30S ribosomal protein S11 gives MAKRVGTKKRVVKKNIAKGVVYICASFNNTNITITDEMGNVICWATAGGLGFRGSKKSTPYAAQQAVESAMMKAKEHGLKEVGIKVQGPGSGRETAIKSVGSVEGIKVLWIKDITPLAHNGCRPPKRRRV, from the coding sequence ATGGCAAAACGAGTTGGGACAAAAAAACGCGTTGTTAAAAAGAACATCGCTAAAGGTGTGGTTTATATCTGTGCTTCCTTCAACAACACGAACATCACCATTACAGACGAAATGGGTAATGTCATTTGTTGGGCGACAGCAGGCGGGCTAGGCTTTAGGGGGTCTAAAAAATCCACCCCTTACGCCGCCCAACAAGCCGTAGAGAGCGCGATGATGAAAGCCAAAGAACATGGGCTTAAAGAAGTGGGGATCAAGGTGCAGGGCCCGGGCTCTGGGCGTGAAACCGCCATTAAAAGCGTGGGCAGTGTGGAGGGCATTAAAGTCCTTTGGATTAAGGACATCACCCCCCTAGCGCACAATGGTTGCCGCCCCCCTAAGAGAAGAAGAGTGTAA
- the rpsH gene encoding 30S ribosomal protein S8 gives MVNDIVADSLTRIRNASMRRLEVTELYYAKIVVSILEIFKARGFISNFHMVEKEGKPFISVELAYDEKGKAVINEIKRLSKPGRRVYRQSKELKRFKNGYGVVVVSTSKGVITNEEAYKQNVGGEVLCSIW, from the coding sequence ATGGTTAATGACATTGTGGCAGATTCTCTAACACGCATCCGCAACGCGAGCATGCGGCGTTTGGAGGTTACAGAGCTTTATTACGCCAAAATCGTGGTCTCCATCCTAGAGATTTTTAAAGCAAGGGGCTTCATCAGCAATTTCCACATGGTGGAGAAAGAGGGCAAACCTTTTATCTCTGTGGAGTTGGCGTATGATGAAAAAGGCAAGGCGGTCATCAATGAGATCAAACGCCTAAGCAAGCCCGGCCGTAGGGTGTATCGCCAGTCTAAAGAGTTGAAGCGCTTTAAAAATGGCTATGGTGTGGTGGTGGTGAGCACGAGCAAAGGGGTCATCACCAATGAAGAAGCCTACAAACAAAATGTGGGCGGTGAAGTGCTTTGCAGCATTTGGTAG
- the rplX gene encoding 50S ribosomal protein L24 yields the protein MQIKKGDLVKVIAGDDKGKVGKVLAVYPKKSMVVVEGCKIVKKSMKPTDDNPKGGYLSKEMPMHISNVKKEEE from the coding sequence ATGCAGATTAAAAAAGGCGACTTGGTGAAGGTCATTGCCGGGGACGACAAGGGCAAAGTGGGCAAGGTGTTGGCGGTTTATCCTAAAAAATCTATGGTGGTTGTGGAGGGGTGCAAAATTGTGAAAAAAAGCATGAAGCCTACGGACGACAACCCCAAAGGCGGGTATCTCTCTAAAGAAATGCCCATGCATATCTCGAATGTGAAAAAAGAAGAGGAGTAG
- the rplF gene encoding 50S ribosomal protein L6: MSRIGKKIINIPSGVQVSVEHTKLVFKNQKISQELETHGRVKILLEGNTLRFEPVGENAQDKAFWGTYGALASNIVTGLDKGFSKVLEVNGVGYKVALGHKVLELSLGFSHPVKYPIPDGVDMVVDKNTITIKGSNKQQIGQIAADIRAFRPPEPYKGKGIKYKDEVIIRKAGKTAKK; the protein is encoded by the coding sequence ATGTCAAGAATTGGTAAAAAAATCATCAATATCCCTAGTGGGGTGCAAGTGAGCGTGGAGCACACCAAACTTGTGTTTAAAAACCAAAAAATAAGCCAAGAGCTCGAAACACACGGACGGGTGAAAATCCTTTTAGAGGGCAATACTCTACGCTTTGAGCCCGTGGGTGAAAACGCCCAAGACAAGGCCTTTTGGGGGACTTATGGGGCTTTGGCAAGCAACATCGTAACCGGGCTAGACAAGGGCTTTAGCAAGGTGCTCGAGGTCAATGGCGTGGGCTATAAAGTCGCACTAGGGCATAAGGTTTTAGAGCTAAGCCTAGGCTTTAGCCACCCAGTGAAATACCCCATCCCCGATGGCGTGGATATGGTGGTGGATAAAAACACCATCACCATCAAGGGGAGCAATAAACAGCAAATCGGGCAGATCGCCGCCGACATTCGGGCGTTCCGCCCCCCTGAGCCTTACAAAGGCAAGGGCATTAAATACAAAGACGAAGTGATCATCCGCAAAGCCGGTAAGACCGCTAAGAAATAG
- a CDS encoding type Z 30S ribosomal protein S14, whose amino-acid sequence MAKKSIIAKTRRKPKFKVRGYTRCNICGRSHSVYRDFGLCRVCLRKMGNEGLIPGLRKASW is encoded by the coding sequence ATGGCTAAAAAATCAATCATTGCAAAAACCCGCCGCAAACCTAAATTTAAAGTGCGTGGCTACACCCGTTGCAACATCTGCGGGCGTTCCCACTCCGTGTATCGCGATTTTGGCTTGTGCCGGGTGTGTTTGCGTAAAATGGGCAATGAGGGCTTGATCCCCGGCCTTAGAAAAGCTAGTTGGTAA